The following nucleotide sequence is from Campylobacter coli 76339.
CTGTTTCGCGTATATTGGAAAGAAACTTATTTCCCAAGCCTTCACCCTTGCTTGCGCCTTTAACAAGTCCTGCAATATCTACAAATTCTATCAAGGAATGCATAATTCTTTCAGGCTTTACAATTTTGGCAAGTTCATTTAATCTTAGATCAGGAACTTCAACCATAGCTTTATTAGGTTCTATGGTGCAAAAAGGATAATTTGCACTTTGAGCATTTTGTGCCTTTGTTAAGGCATTGAAAGTGGTTGATTTTCCAACATTTGGAAGACCTACTATACCTACGCTTAAACTCATTTATTTTTCCTTAAAAGATGAATTAAAAAATTAACACACATTCTAACTCCTGCTCCACCAGCACCAAAGCTATTATAGCCCCAAGATTTTTCAGTGTAAGCAGGTCCTGCTATATCCAAGTGAAGCCATTTGTCTTTGTATTCTTTGCGTATGAATTTATCTAAAAATAATCCAGCTGTAATCGCACCACCATAGCGACTAGAAGCAGTATTGCTAACATCTGCGATATTGGATTTTATAAGCTCTTTTAAGTGAGGATTAAAGTGTAAGATAGTCGTATATTCTCCGCTTTTTTTAGAGCTTAAATAAAATTCGTTTTGCAATTCTTCATTATTTCCCATAATGGCACTTGTAAATTCCCCAAGTCCTACAACGCAAGCTCCTGTAAGAGTTGCCATATCAATAAGCAAATCAGGCTTTAAATCTTGAGCATAAGATAAACAATCAGCTAAAACTAAACGCCCTTCAGCATCGGTATTTCTTACTTCTATACTTACACCTTCGCGTGAAATTAGAACATCATCTGGTTTGTAAGCATTTCCACCTATCATATTTTCAGTTGCTCCTAAAATACAATGCACTTCTAGTTCTAAAGTAAGTTCAGCAACCGCTTTGATAATCCCCATTGCAGCAGCAGCTCCGCTTTTGTCTGCTTTCATAGTAAGCATATAATCGGCAGGTTTTAAACTTAAACCACCACTATCGTAGGTTAAACCTTTGCCTACAAATACTACACGCTTTTTAGCACCCTTGGTCT
It contains:
- a CDS encoding Cytosol aminopeptidase PepA, translated to MIFELNDKKIHSIKADFELVFIQDKNLKLFTNEKDFFKLSNYTGEGNLLDLNNKRLFVELKSLNYEDIRLALYTAYKNIEKLNIKSVKLPSILGDCVVRSFASLVEGVLFGAYKFDKYKSEKKESTLEKFIISTEELNAKKFNLDEAKIGLLRGEILANATNFTKNIVNEIPEIYTPLKMVEDAQNLAKENKNITCKIYDEKFLAKEKMNAFLAVNRASVHPPRLIHLSYKTKGAKKRVVFVGKGLTYDSGGLSLKPADYMLTMKADKSGAAAAMGIIKAVAELTLELEVHCILGATENMIGGNAYKPDDVLISREGVSIEVRNTDAEGRLVLADCLSYAQDLKPDLLIDMATLTGACVVGLGEFTSAIMGNNEELQNEFYLSSKKSGEYTTILHFNPHLKELIKSNIADVSNTASSRYGGAITAGLFLDKFIRKEYKDKWLHLDIAGPAYTEKSWGYNSFGAGGAGVRMCVNFLIHLLRKNK